A single Thermosynechococcus vestitus BP-1 DNA region contains:
- the ndhI gene encoding NAD(P)H-quinone oxidoreductase subunit I: MKFLNQITNYAKEAVQSAKYIGQGLSVTFDHMRRRPITVQYPYEKLIPSERFRGRIHFEFDKCIACEVCVRVCPINLPVVDWVFNKELKKKELKHYSIDFGVCIFCANCVEYCPTNCLSVTEEYELATYDRHELNYDSVAMGRIPYKVTQDPMVTPIREFAYLPAGVMSGHDLPAGAQRAGERPEAIANTAKSSEN; the protein is encoded by the coding sequence ATGAAATTCCTCAATCAGATTACCAACTATGCCAAGGAGGCAGTGCAGTCTGCTAAGTATATTGGTCAAGGCCTCTCCGTGACCTTCGATCACATGCGGCGGCGGCCGATAACAGTGCAGTATCCCTACGAAAAGCTCATCCCTTCAGAACGGTTCCGGGGACGGATTCACTTTGAGTTTGACAAGTGCATTGCCTGTGAAGTGTGTGTGCGCGTTTGCCCCATTAACCTGCCTGTGGTGGATTGGGTCTTCAATAAAGAGCTCAAGAAGAAAGAACTGAAGCACTACAGCATTGATTTCGGCGTGTGCATCTTCTGTGCCAACTGTGTCGAATACTGTCCCACCAATTGCCTTTCGGTAACAGAAGAATACGAACTGGCCACCTACGATCGCCATGAGCTGAATTACGACAGTGTTGCAATGGGACGCATTCCCTACAAAGTCACCCAAGACCCAATGGTGACTCCAATCCGTGAGTTTGCCTACCTGCCAGCTGGGGTGATGTCTGGCCATGATTTGCCTGCGGGTGCCCAACGGGCGGGAGAGCGTCCCGAGGCGATCGCCAACACTGCTAAATCCTCTGAGAACTAG
- a CDS encoding NADH-quinone oxidoreductase subunit J, with the protein MDLATLTQTITFFALAAAVIIAALGVVLLDNVVYSAFLLGGVFLSIAGLYILMNADFVSAAQILIYVGAVNVLILFAIMLVNKRETYTPVPGRWLRQGGAAVVSLGVFALLTKMILQTPWQLSSVPPTPDSITTIGQHFFSDFLLPFELASVLLLMALIGAVVLARRELVLEPEPILGEEVVPPLELPERPREPVALSEK; encoded by the coding sequence GTGGACTTAGCCACCCTGACCCAAACGATTACCTTCTTTGCCCTTGCTGCTGCAGTCATCATTGCTGCTCTTGGCGTTGTGCTTCTAGACAATGTTGTCTATTCTGCCTTTTTGCTGGGGGGAGTGTTCCTGAGCATCGCTGGGCTGTATATCCTTATGAATGCTGATTTTGTCTCAGCGGCGCAAATTCTCATCTATGTTGGTGCCGTAAACGTTCTCATCCTGTTTGCCATCATGCTCGTCAATAAGCGCGAGACCTATACCCCAGTGCCAGGGCGTTGGCTACGGCAAGGGGGTGCCGCAGTGGTCTCCCTTGGGGTCTTTGCCTTGCTGACAAAAATGATTTTGCAAACCCCTTGGCAACTCAGCTCCGTGCCCCCCACGCCTGACAGCATCACCACCATTGGCCAGCACTTTTTCAGCGATTTCCTCTTGCCCTTTGAGTTGGCCTCGGTCTTACTGCTGATGGCTTTGATTGGGGCAGTGGTTCTTGCACGCCGCGAACTGGTCCTGGAACCGGAACCCATCCTAGGGGAAGAGGTGGTTCCCCCCTTGGAGTTACCGGAACGTCCCCGTGAACCTGTCGCTTTGTCTGAAAAATAG
- the nuoH gene encoding NADH-quinone oxidoreductase subunit NuoH, translating to MESGIDLQGQFISALQSLGLSHDLAKLLWLPLPMLMMLIVATVGVLVAVWLERKISAAVQQRIGPEYIGPLGILAPLADGLKLIFKEDVLPANSDRWLFTLGPAVVVIPVFLSYIIVPFGQNLLISNLAMGVFLWIALSSIAPIGLLMAGYASNNKYSLLGGLRAAAQSISYEIPLALAVLAVAMMSNGLGTVEIVEQQSQYGILSWNVWRQPIGFLVFWIAALAECERLPFDLPEAEEELVAGYQTEYAGMKFALFYLGAYVNLVLSALLVSVLYFGGWSFPIPLETIANLLGVSETNPFLQIAFAVLGITMTLIKAYFFVFLAILLRWTVPRVRIDQLLDLGWKFLLPVGLVNLLLTAGLKLAFPVAFGG from the coding sequence ATGGAATCTGGTATTGACTTACAGGGGCAGTTTATTAGTGCGTTGCAATCCCTTGGCCTCTCCCATGATCTGGCCAAGCTACTATGGCTACCCCTGCCAATGTTAATGATGCTAATTGTGGCTACGGTGGGCGTCCTGGTGGCCGTTTGGCTAGAACGGAAAATTTCTGCTGCTGTGCAACAGCGGATTGGTCCTGAATACATTGGCCCATTGGGAATTTTGGCACCCTTGGCCGACGGCCTAAAACTGATCTTTAAGGAAGATGTTCTCCCCGCAAATAGCGATCGCTGGCTGTTTACCCTTGGTCCAGCAGTGGTCGTGATTCCCGTCTTTTTGTCTTACATCATTGTCCCCTTTGGCCAAAACCTACTGATCTCGAACTTGGCAATGGGGGTCTTCCTCTGGATTGCCCTGTCAAGTATTGCACCCATTGGCCTGCTGATGGCGGGCTATGCCTCCAACAACAAATACTCCCTGCTGGGGGGACTGCGGGCAGCGGCCCAATCCATTAGCTATGAAATTCCCCTTGCCTTGGCAGTGTTGGCAGTGGCCATGATGTCCAATGGCTTGGGCACGGTGGAAATTGTTGAGCAGCAGTCGCAATACGGCATCCTCAGTTGGAATGTCTGGCGGCAGCCCATCGGCTTTTTGGTCTTTTGGATTGCCGCTCTGGCAGAGTGTGAGCGCCTCCCCTTTGACCTGCCGGAAGCCGAGGAAGAACTCGTGGCTGGCTACCAAACGGAGTACGCTGGCATGAAATTTGCCCTCTTTTACCTGGGTGCCTACGTTAACCTTGTGCTTTCAGCACTCTTGGTCAGTGTTCTCTACTTCGGCGGTTGGAGCTTCCCCATTCCCCTAGAAACCATTGCCAATCTCCTCGGGGTGAGTGAAACCAATCCCTTTTTGCAGATTGCCTTTGCAGTGCTGGGCATCACAATGACCCTGATTAAGGCCTACTTCTTCGTCTTTTTGGCGATTCTGCTGCGCTGGACGGTGCCCCGTGTGCGTATTGACCAACTCCTAGACCTTGGCTGGAAATTCCTATTACCAGTGGGTCTAGTGAATTTGCTGCTGACCGCTGGCTTAAAGCTCGCTTTTCCCGTAGCCTTTGGCGGTTAA
- a CDS encoding UDP-glucuronic acid decarboxylase family protein, with protein MRILVTGGAGFIGSHLVDRLMEAGHEVICLDNYFTGTKRNILRWIGHPNFELIRHDVTDPIRLEVDQIYHLACPASPVHYQYNPVKTIKTNVMGTLHMLGLAKRVKARFLLASTSEVYGDPLVHPQPESYWGNVNPIGIRSCYDEGKRVAETLTFDYHRQNNVEVRVARIFNTYGPKMQVNDGRVVSNFIVQALQGIPLTVYGDGSQTRSFCYVSDLVEGLIQLMNSDHIGPVNLGNPDEYTVLELAQKIQALINPGVEIQFKPLPSDDPQRRRPDITLARTVLGWQPTISLLEGLQRTIPDFAERLGIPYTPMMVEV; from the coding sequence ATGCGTATTCTGGTTACAGGCGGCGCTGGGTTTATTGGTTCCCATCTAGTGGATCGGCTGATGGAAGCGGGTCATGAGGTCATTTGCCTAGACAACTACTTCACTGGTACAAAGCGCAACATTTTGCGCTGGATAGGTCATCCTAACTTTGAACTCATCCGCCATGATGTCACCGATCCAATTCGCCTTGAGGTGGATCAAATTTATCACTTGGCCTGCCCCGCCTCGCCGGTTCACTACCAGTACAACCCCGTCAAAACCATTAAAACCAATGTTATGGGTACCCTTCACATGCTGGGGTTGGCCAAACGCGTGAAGGCACGATTTCTCCTGGCCTCAACTTCGGAAGTCTATGGTGACCCGTTGGTGCATCCCCAACCTGAGTCCTACTGGGGGAATGTCAACCCCATTGGTATCCGTTCCTGCTATGACGAAGGCAAGCGAGTGGCAGAAACGCTGACCTTTGACTACCACCGCCAAAACAATGTGGAGGTTCGCGTGGCCCGGATTTTTAACACCTATGGCCCGAAAATGCAGGTCAACGATGGCCGCGTAGTCAGCAACTTTATTGTCCAAGCGTTGCAGGGCATTCCCCTCACGGTTTATGGGGACGGCTCCCAAACCCGTAGCTTTTGCTATGTCAGCGATTTGGTGGAAGGGTTGATTCAGCTGATGAATAGCGATCACATTGGCCCTGTGAACCTTGGCAACCCCGATGAATACACGGTGCTAGAGCTAGCCCAAAAAATCCAGGCCCTGATTAATCCAGGGGTAGAAATCCAGTTTAAGCCCCTACCCAGTGACGATCCCCAGCGCCGTCGTCCCGACATTACCCTCGCTCGCACGGTGTTGGGCTGGCAACCAACCATTTCCCTCCTCGAGGGGTTGCAGCGGACGATTCCTGACTTTGCTGAGCGGCTGGGCATACCCTATACGCCTATGATGGTGGAAGTTTAG
- a CDS encoding dihydroorotase encodes MAIAIQNAVICTPEGELRQQQVRLEGDRIAEVAETVTVNPSDTVIDATGLTLLPGVIDPQVHFREPGLEHKEDLFTASCACAKGGVTSFLEMPNTRPLTIDQASLENKLARAAAKCVVNYGFFIGATKDNLAVLNTVHPVCGIKIFMGSMHGPLLVDEEPILDRIFSEGKRLIAVHAEDQGRIRARREQFAGITDVAIHSQIQDEIAALNATQLAVTLSRKYERRLHILHLSTGIEVDFLREHKRPWITVEVTPQHLLLTTEAYAKIGSLAQMNPPLRTAVDNKKLWQGLLDGVIDFIATDHAPHTLEEKAQPYPQSPSGMPGVETSLPLMLTQAMAGRCTVPQVVRWMSTAVAAAYEIPNKGKIAPGYDADLVLVDLHTYRPVRREELLTKCGWSPFEGWSLTGWPVYTFVNGEVVFSQGRVNTSVRGRALKFGLG; translated from the coding sequence GTGGCGATCGCGATCCAAAATGCAGTGATTTGTACCCCAGAGGGAGAACTGCGACAGCAACAGGTGCGCCTTGAGGGCGATCGCATTGCAGAAGTGGCAGAGACTGTCACTGTGAACCCCAGCGATACCGTGATTGATGCAACAGGCTTAACCCTACTGCCGGGGGTGATTGATCCGCAGGTGCATTTTCGCGAACCGGGCTTAGAGCACAAAGAGGATTTATTCACCGCCAGTTGTGCCTGTGCCAAGGGGGGGGTCACCAGCTTTTTGGAGATGCCCAATACCCGTCCCCTGACCATTGATCAGGCTAGCCTAGAGAACAAACTGGCTCGTGCTGCTGCCAAATGTGTCGTTAATTATGGTTTTTTTATTGGCGCCACCAAGGATAACCTGGCCGTTCTCAACACCGTCCACCCCGTCTGTGGCATCAAGATTTTCATGGGGTCAATGCACGGACCCCTCTTGGTGGATGAGGAGCCAATTTTAGACCGTATCTTTAGTGAGGGCAAGCGCCTCATTGCTGTCCATGCCGAAGATCAGGGTCGCATCCGTGCCCGCCGCGAACAATTTGCGGGCATTACCGATGTGGCCATACACTCGCAAATTCAAGATGAGATTGCTGCCCTCAACGCCACCCAGTTAGCAGTGACCCTCTCCCGTAAATACGAACGCCGCCTGCACATTCTCCATCTTTCCACAGGGATTGAAGTGGACTTTCTGCGCGAGCACAAGCGTCCTTGGATCACAGTAGAAGTCACCCCCCAACACCTGCTACTAACCACAGAGGCTTACGCCAAAATCGGTTCCCTTGCGCAAATGAACCCACCCCTGCGCACAGCAGTAGATAATAAAAAGCTCTGGCAAGGACTATTGGATGGGGTGATTGACTTTATTGCCACCGATCATGCCCCCCACACCCTAGAGGAAAAGGCGCAGCCCTATCCCCAAAGCCCCTCTGGTATGCCGGGGGTAGAAACCTCCTTGCCGCTGATGCTGACCCAAGCGATGGCAGGCCGCTGTACTGTGCCCCAAGTGGTGCGTTGGATGTCCACTGCGGTTGCTGCCGCCTATGAAATTCCCAACAAAGGGAAAATTGCCCCCGGTTACGATGCGGATCTGGTGCTGGTGGATTTGCACACCTATCGCCCAGTGCGCCGTGAGGAACTTCTCACCAAGTGTGGCTGGAGTCCCTTTGAGGGCTGGTCATTGACGGGGTGGCCAGTTTACACCTTTGTCAATGGTGAGGTTGTGTTTAGCCAAGGGCGGGTGAATACCAGTGTGCGTGGACGTGCTCTCAAGTTTGGCTTGGGCTAG
- a CDS encoding HhoA/HhoB/HtrA family serine endopeptidase has product MTVRLGKSVTYLSFMALGAAAAMFVTHLMPASTPLVTPSLAQLPAPLPAGNDTNFIARAVEQVGPAVVRIDASRTVQTRVPAIFNDPFFQEFFGPMMPPRSREERGLGSGFIISSDGLILTNAHVVDGANRVRVTLKDGRTFEGQVLGQDRLTDVAVVKVNASNLPVVRLGNSDHLRPGEWAIAIGNPLGLDNTVTAGIISATGRSSGDIGVPDKRVGFIQTDAAINPGNSGGPLLNQRGEVIGMNTAIIGGAQGLGFAIPINTAQRIANQLIANGRVDHPFLGIRMTNLTPEVQQRLNTNPNSPVRVEESSGVLIFEVLPNSPAARAGLQPGDVIRRINGQTITKADQVQQIVESTGIGRTMELEVRRRGQTVIVAVQPAPLPAQAIR; this is encoded by the coding sequence ATGACAGTGCGTCTTGGTAAATCGGTCACCTACCTCTCGTTCATGGCATTGGGGGCAGCCGCTGCAATGTTTGTCACCCACTTGATGCCAGCGTCAACGCCCTTGGTGACCCCCAGCTTGGCACAGTTACCGGCACCGCTGCCAGCGGGAAATGACACTAACTTTATTGCCCGTGCTGTTGAACAGGTGGGGCCTGCCGTGGTGCGGATTGATGCTTCCCGTACGGTGCAGACCCGTGTGCCAGCTATTTTTAATGACCCTTTCTTTCAGGAATTTTTTGGGCCAATGATGCCCCCCCGCAGCCGTGAAGAACGGGGTCTAGGGTCTGGTTTTATCATTAGTAGCGATGGCCTGATCCTGACAAATGCCCACGTGGTAGATGGTGCTAACCGGGTGCGAGTAACCCTCAAAGATGGCCGCACCTTTGAGGGTCAGGTGCTTGGTCAAGACCGTCTGACTGATGTGGCGGTGGTCAAGGTGAATGCGAGCAATTTACCGGTGGTGCGTCTGGGTAATTCTGATCATTTGCGCCCTGGGGAGTGGGCGATCGCCATCGGTAATCCGTTGGGTCTCGATAATACGGTGACCGCAGGCATTATCAGTGCAACCGGACGCTCGAGCGGCGATATTGGTGTGCCTGATAAACGAGTGGGCTTTATTCAAACCGATGCAGCTATTAACCCCGGTAACTCTGGCGGCCCCCTGTTGAACCAGCGGGGAGAGGTGATTGGCATGAATACTGCGATCATTGGCGGTGCCCAGGGCTTGGGATTTGCCATTCCCATCAACACAGCCCAGCGAATTGCCAATCAACTGATTGCCAATGGTCGCGTAGATCACCCCTTCTTGGGTATTCGCATGACCAATCTTACCCCTGAGGTGCAGCAACGCCTCAACACCAACCCCAATAGTCCTGTGCGCGTGGAGGAAAGTTCGGGTGTGTTGATTTTTGAAGTGCTACCCAACTCTCCCGCTGCCCGTGCGGGTCTGCAACCTGGAGATGTGATCCGTCGTATCAATGGCCAAACCATCACTAAAGCAGATCAAGTGCAGCAAATCGTGGAAAGCACAGGCATTGGTCGCACAATGGAACTGGAAGTGCGCCGTCGTGGCCAGACGGTGATCGTGGCTGTCCAGCCGGCTCCCCTCCCAGCCCAGGCCATTCGCTAA
- a CDS encoding UDP-glucose dehydrogenase family protein: MRVCVIGTGYVGLVTGVCLAHIGHEVICIDNNIDKVKLLQQGESPIYEPGLTELLRGCIASGHIRFSSDLGTGVEFGEVLFIAVGTPALPNGETDTRYVEAVARGIGAHLHLGYKVIVNKSTVPIGSGDWVRMIILDGVVEREPDLADALKGGGTHPPLDFDVVSNPEFLREGSAVYDTFNPDRIVLGSSSRRAIQIMQELYGPIIERKYAADPTLPPVPVLVTDLSSAEMIKYAANAFLATKISFINEIANICDRVGADVVQVAKGMGLDSRIGEKFLQAGLGWGGSCFPKDVSALIHTAADYGYDAQLLKAAVQVNQRQRFIVIEKLQQVLKILKGKTIGLLGLTFKPNTDDLRDAPALNLIEELHRLGAKVKAYDPLVSQSGLRSGLSHVIVETDLLHLADGCDALVLVTDWPQFQEVDYGELAKVMHQPVIIDGRNFLDRKGLESLGFRYVGMGH, from the coding sequence ATGCGGGTCTGTGTAATTGGCACCGGCTATGTGGGTTTGGTGACGGGAGTGTGCCTGGCACATATTGGCCATGAAGTCATTTGCATTGACAACAATATTGATAAAGTCAAGCTGCTGCAACAGGGGGAATCCCCCATTTATGAACCGGGTCTAACGGAGTTACTCCGGGGTTGCATTGCCAGTGGTCACATTCGCTTCAGTAGCGATCTGGGCACTGGGGTTGAGTTTGGTGAAGTGCTCTTTATTGCTGTCGGTACGCCTGCACTGCCCAATGGTGAAACCGATACCCGCTATGTGGAAGCCGTTGCCCGCGGCATTGGCGCCCATTTGCATCTGGGATACAAAGTCATTGTCAATAAATCCACAGTGCCCATTGGCTCAGGGGACTGGGTACGGATGATTATTCTCGATGGTGTGGTTGAGCGAGAGCCCGATTTGGCCGATGCCCTCAAAGGAGGGGGGACCCATCCGCCCCTAGATTTTGATGTGGTCAGCAACCCTGAATTTCTGCGGGAAGGTTCAGCGGTCTATGACACGTTTAACCCCGATCGCATTGTCTTGGGCAGCAGTAGCCGCAGAGCGATTCAAATCATGCAGGAACTCTATGGGCCGATTATTGAGCGCAAATATGCGGCTGATCCCACCTTGCCTCCCGTACCGGTTTTGGTGACGGATCTGAGTTCGGCGGAAATGATCAAGTACGCGGCCAATGCCTTTTTGGCGACTAAAATCAGCTTTATTAATGAAATTGCCAATATTTGCGATCGCGTGGGTGCGGATGTGGTGCAAGTGGCCAAGGGAATGGGTTTAGATTCCCGTATTGGCGAGAAATTTCTGCAAGCGGGCTTAGGCTGGGGGGGGTCCTGTTTTCCCAAGGATGTTTCGGCCCTCATCCACACGGCGGCAGACTACGGCTACGATGCCCAGTTGCTTAAAGCAGCGGTTCAAGTGAACCAGCGGCAACGCTTTATTGTCATTGAAAAACTGCAACAGGTGCTGAAGATCCTCAAGGGTAAAACCATTGGCCTTTTGGGGTTGACGTTTAAGCCCAACACCGATGATTTGCGGGATGCCCCTGCCCTGAATCTGATTGAGGAACTGCATCGCTTGGGTGCCAAGGTCAAAGCCTATGACCCCCTTGTGTCCCAGTCGGGCCTGCGATCGGGGCTCTCCCATGTGATTGTGGAAACAGATCTGCTGCACCTTGCTGATGGCTGCGATGCTCTGGTGCTGGTGACCGACTGGCCACAATTCCAAGAGGTGGATTATGGGGAATTGGCCAAGGTGATGCACCAACCGGTGATCATTGATGGCCGCAATTTTTTAGATCGCAAGGGGCTAGAGTCACTGGGCTTTCGCTATGTGGGGATGGGCCACTAG
- a CDS encoding DUF4351 domain-containing protein translates to MPLTVLSAAEMPRVARLLAERTHTEAVPRPEVIIELITTIVLYKFTELSREEVLRMLGFTTEELKRTRFYREVYAEAREEGLQEGLEQGLQQGEALVILRLLRRRFGSVPSELEERIQQLSAPQIEALAEALLDFRELEEVAAWLEQTS, encoded by the coding sequence ATGCCGCTCACGGTGTTATCCGCAGCAGAGATGCCGAGAGTGGCGAGGTTATTGGCTGAGCGCACTCACACAGAGGCGGTGCCAAGGCCAGAAGTCATAATAGAGTTAATCACGACGATTGTGCTGTACAAGTTCACGGAGCTGAGTCGGGAGGAGGTGTTGCGGATGCTGGGGTTTACCACTGAGGAATTGAAGCGGACACGGTTTTATCGGGAGGTGTATGCGGAGGCACGGGAGGAAGGATTACAAGAAGGACTGGAGCAGGGATTACAGCAGGGAGAAGCACTTGTGATTTTGCGCCTGCTGAGGCGGCGATTTGGGAGTGTGCCTAGTGAGCTGGAGGAGCGGATTCAGCAGCTCTCTGCTCCTCAGATTGAGGCTTTGGCGGAAGCGCTGCTTGACTTCAGGGAGCTGGAGGAAGTGGCAGCATGGCTAGAGCAGACCTCCTAA
- the nuoK gene encoding NADH-quinone oxidoreductase subunit NuoK: MQLTYVLILAALLFCIGIYGLVTSRNAVRVLMSIELLLNAVNLNLIGFANYLDGQQIKGQVFAVFVITVAAAEAAVGLAIILAIYRNRDTVDMEKFNLLKW; encoded by the coding sequence ATGCAGTTAACCTATGTTTTGATCTTGGCAGCACTGCTGTTTTGTATTGGCATCTATGGTTTGGTTACCAGTCGCAATGCCGTGCGTGTCCTCATGTCCATTGAGTTGCTTCTGAATGCGGTTAACCTCAACCTGATTGGTTTTGCCAACTATCTGGATGGCCAGCAAATCAAGGGGCAAGTCTTTGCAGTATTTGTGATTACTGTGGCAGCCGCTGAAGCCGCCGTGGGTTTAGCGATTATTTTGGCCATCTATCGCAACCGCGACACTGTTGATATGGAGAAATTTAACCTCCTGAAGTGGTAG
- a CDS encoding DUF3326 domain-containing protein, whose translation MLTAVLIIPTGIGAAIGGYAGDAIPVVRALAQVCDRLITHPNVLNGAMLYWPLPNVWYVEGYALDEFAVGHWGLLPPRPNRVGLLLDAAMEADLQLRHRQAAAACSATLGLTITEPVITDEPLGVQLQTAASGTTWGTVANPASLLRSAEKLIQGAQAEAIAIVTRFPDDPGTEALHHYRSGQGVDPLAGAEAVISHLVVQHFQIPAAHAPALQPLPLEESVHPRALAEEIGYTFLPSVLVGLSRAPRYSFSAPQALWRQDVDAVIVPATALGGRGILAFAHQGIPIITVANNTTTLNVTGADLGIETIPCQSYAEAIGVLSAMKAGVSWQTVVTAT comes from the coding sequence GTGCTGACGGCAGTTCTGATCATTCCAACGGGCATTGGGGCTGCCATTGGCGGGTATGCAGGGGATGCGATTCCCGTTGTTCGTGCCTTGGCCCAGGTGTGCGATCGCCTGATTACTCACCCCAACGTTCTGAATGGGGCGATGCTCTATTGGCCACTGCCCAATGTTTGGTATGTCGAGGGCTATGCCCTTGATGAGTTTGCCGTTGGCCATTGGGGATTGCTGCCACCCCGCCCGAATCGTGTTGGTCTGTTGCTAGATGCCGCGATGGAAGCGGATCTCCAACTTCGCCATCGTCAAGCAGCGGCGGCCTGTTCTGCTACCTTGGGTTTAACCATTACTGAACCGGTGATTACCGATGAACCGTTGGGGGTACAGTTACAAACCGCTGCCTCCGGCACAACATGGGGCACTGTGGCGAACCCCGCCAGTTTATTGCGGTCGGCAGAAAAACTGATTCAAGGGGCTCAGGCGGAGGCGATCGCGATCGTGACTCGCTTTCCTGATGATCCAGGTACAGAAGCATTGCACCACTACCGTAGTGGCCAAGGCGTCGATCCCCTGGCAGGGGCAGAAGCAGTCATTAGTCATTTGGTTGTCCAGCACTTTCAAATCCCAGCAGCCCATGCCCCAGCCCTGCAACCATTACCCCTAGAGGAGAGTGTACATCCCCGTGCCCTTGCCGAAGAAATTGGCTATACCTTTTTACCCTCCGTGCTGGTGGGGTTGAGTCGTGCTCCCCGCTATAGCTTCAGTGCCCCGCAAGCCCTGTGGCGACAGGACGTAGATGCAGTGATTGTACCCGCCACTGCACTTGGTGGACGGGGAATCCTGGCTTTTGCTCATCAAGGTATCCCCATCATAACGGTAGCTAACAATACCACAACCCTCAATGTTACAGGTGCCGATTTGGGGATAGAAACAATTCCTTGCCAATCCTATGCTGAGGCTATTGGCGTACTGAGTGCGATGAAGGCGGGAGTCTCTTGGCAAACAGTTGTCACAGCAACCTAA
- a CDS encoding Rpn family recombination-promoting nuclease/putative transposase, whose product MRRDSLFYQLFAQLPQTLFDLLGIDTPEGYRFDSVELKQTAFRIDGVFVPPDPAGTVYFCEVQFQRDNTFYERFFAEIFLYLRLYRSTFADWQAVVIYPNRQTEQESFAPYDLLVHSPRLRRVYLNELGSPESLPLSLALMQLTALSAAEMPTVARLLAERTHTEAVPRPEVIIELITTIVLYKFTELSREEVLRMLGFTTEELKRTRFYREVYAEAREEGLQEGLEQGLQQGLQQGLEQGLQQGLQQGLQQGEALVILRLLRRRFGSVPSELEERIQQLSAPQIEALAEALLDFRELGEVAAWLEQTS is encoded by the coding sequence ATGCGCCGCGACTCTCTCTTTTATCAACTCTTTGCCCAACTACCCCAGACCCTCTTTGACCTCTTGGGCATAGACACCCCTGAGGGGTATCGTTTTGACTCAGTTGAGCTGAAGCAAACCGCCTTTCGCATCGATGGCGTCTTTGTGCCCCCTGACCCTGCAGGCACGGTTTATTTCTGTGAGGTGCAGTTTCAGCGGGATAACACTTTCTATGAACGCTTCTTTGCGGAGATTTTTCTCTATCTGCGCCTGTATCGCTCCACCTTTGCAGATTGGCAAGCGGTGGTGATTTATCCGAATCGGCAAACGGAGCAAGAGTCTTTTGCCCCCTATGACCTGTTGGTCCATAGTCCCCGCCTGCGGCGAGTGTATCTGAATGAGTTGGGGTCACCAGAGAGCTTGCCATTGAGCCTGGCCCTGATGCAGCTTACGGCGTTATCCGCAGCAGAGATGCCCACAGTGGCGAGGTTACTAGCTGAGCGCACTCACACAGAGGCGGTGCCAAGGCCAGAAGTCATAATAGAGTTAATTACGACGATTGTGCTGTACAAGTTCACGGAGCTGAGTCGGGAGGAGGTGTTGCGGATGCTGGGGTTTACCACTGAGGAACTGAAGCGGACACGATTTTATCGGGAGGTGTATGCGGAGGCACGGGAGGAAGGATTACAAGAAGGACTGGAGCAGGGATTACAACAGGGACTGCAACAAGGACTGGAGCAGGGATTACAGCAGGGATTACAGCAGGGATTACAGCAGGGAGAAGCACTTGTGATTTTGCGCCTGCTGAGGCGGCGATTTGGGAGTGTGCCTAGTGAGCTGGAGGAGCGGATTCAGCAGCTCTCTGCTCCTCAGATTGAGGCTTTGGCGGAGGCGCTGCTTGACTTCAGGGAGCTGGGGGAAGTAGCAGCATGGCTAGAGCAGACTTCCTAA